agcaaggccagggatcgaacccgcaacctcatggtttctagtcggattcattaaccactgcgccacgatgggaagtccactgattctttttttttttttttctctctctgtctttttgccttttctagggccactcctgaagcatatggaggttcccaggctagggatccaatcggagccatagccactggcctacgccagagccacagcaacgccagatccgagccgcgtctgcgacctacaccacagctcacggcaacgccagatccttaacccactgagcaaggccagggatcgaacccacaacctcatggttcctagttggatttgttagccactgtgccacgacaggaactccaattcttttaATTGCAtgtcttggacttttttttttaaatggctgcactcatggcatgcggaagttcctaagccagggactgaatctgagcccagctgggacctacactgaggcaacactggatccttcaatcgactgcaccaggttggggatccaacccaagccactgtagtcagatttttaacccaatgtgccacagtaggaactccatgtcttggatattttaaaagtttctgccaGGTTTTGAGGCTGCCTAACTATCAGGAGTTATGGAGAGTAAACTTAATTCTTAGTATAAAACCCTTTTAATATCTACCCTGGTCTTCCAACCCTCCCATCTGTTTCCAGAATCTTaatctgttcctttctttcccttcttctatCAGTGATTCAGGGATGGGATGAGTCTCTGTGGTTTGTTTTGCCCTGAAGAGCAGAAGGCTTCGGTCCCAGCTGGTATTGCCAAAGCAGCATACGAATTCCATGCCATGGTCTTGGGTCAAGATCTGCACAATCTGATTGGCCATATCTCCTCGGATGGCAAGGGAGCGGAAGTGGTCAAAATCATGGAGGCCCAGCTTCCGAAGACGCCTTGCAGCTGCCCGATAACACTTCCAGGGCTGTGGCTCCACAAGGAGGTAGCGGCATAGGGAAGAAAGGTGggccaggaactcccatagaccTTGGTCCCCATGGTTCAGATGAATCCACATGGTTATAGACATGCAGAAGCCAATATCAAAAACTGAGCATCCAAACTGGCTTAAGAAAGAGCTCAAGAGAACTTTCCGGGTCCTTTGATTCATAAAGTCCAGGGTAATAAAGGTCAAGCCATCAGGAAAAGGGCATTCTTTTTCAGCTCGTTCCACCAGGACAGGATCTATGTCGCAGCAGAGGAGATGGAGTTCTCTTGAGGCATCTGAGCAGGTCTCCCCATCATGTAAGGGAAGGAAATGTTTGTATAGGGCCACACTCAAATCCTAGAGGAATCCAAAAGAGCTTTGTCATTGCAGCTCTCAACCAGTGAATGGAAGAGAAACCTATAACTCTTAACCTCCCATTGAGACTGCCACATACTTCTGGCTTCACAGGCTGTAAGGTTCCTAATCTATAGCCTAAGGAGGTTACCCCCAAACAGTTTTTTACGGAGCAGGCTTGAGCTCAGTGCCCTCCAGGGGTCTCAGGCTATAATGCATCATATCTATACTTTCCTGATACTGATGGGTTGTACGGTTGAAAGTTATAGCTCAATGGATACAGCAAAGGAGTCCAGAGTGTTATTTTCCAGCTCAAGTAATATGCTGGTAAACTCACTATCTCTTTCTTTTGGTGGCATTGCAGTCCCCAGGGAGGACGAAAAGGTTTGGGTGGCATAACCAGTGCTCTTTACCAGGAAGGTGAGGAATAGAGCAAGCACCATCTTATAAAAATCTACTTCTcagcagagcttctgtgcctgcccgcttgcatctctcacaagtgtcctatcttaataaatctatttcttgcctatccaaaaaaaaaaaaaatctacttttcagACCTGTGGTTGGGCAAGTCTGGATTTCAAACAGTCCTCATTCAGCCTTCATTCTACAGCTTCAATTCTGCTACCTGTCTTATGCTTCACCACCCTCTTCTGAGACTTATTCTACTTTTGCATCCATTGCTCCCAAAAGTCACTGCTGAACTCCTTCTAGCCAAATCCAATTTGTGATTTTCATCATCTTACCACCGCTTTGACTTGTAAACAAGTAACTATCTCCTTTCTCTAACTCTGACTTCTATAGTCATTATAACTAATGCAAATTTGTGTCCTAATGTTTTCTCAAGGCATTTTTCTATTCACTACCTCATTCCCTCTGTGCAACAATCCTGTGAGGAATATATTTATACTCCTTGTGCAGGTGAATAAAGTGtgggtggaaacaacccagatgtccaatAATAGTAGCACAAATTAAGATAGAATACCAGATAgcaattaaaaatgaaggaattcaGCTCagtgcagcaacatgaatgactCACACAAATACGTAATGCTGAGTAAAAAagcaagacacaaaagaaaatacatagcaagcttccatttatataaagttcaaaaatggacaaatttttttaaacaacattgTTTACGGATACAAAAATAGTAAGCTataaaaaaagcaaggaaacaggagttcccgtcacggctcagtggttaacgaatccgactaagaaccatgaggctgcgggttcaatccctgaccttactcagtggttaaggattcggagttgcggtgagctgtggcataggttgcagacgtggctcggatctcaagttgctgtggctctgcgtaggcttggcagctacagctccaattagacccctagcctgggaacctccatatgccatgggtgcagccctagaaaagacaaaaagacaaaaagtaaaataaataaataaataaagc
Above is a genomic segment from Phacochoerus africanus isolate WHEZ1 chromosome 7, ROS_Pafr_v1, whole genome shotgun sequence containing:
- the BCDIN3D gene encoding RNA 5'-monophosphate methyltransferase, which encodes MAASRKQAAGSVDEATAEEEPRVLEPGAAPFGNFPHYSRFHPPEQRLRLLPPELLRRLFPQSPETRPILGLDVGCNSGDLSVALYKHFLPLHDGETCSDASRELHLLCCDIDPVLVERAEKECPFPDGLTFITLDFMNQRTRKVLLSSFLSQFGCSVFDIGFCMSITMWIHLNHGDQGLWEFLAHLSSLCRYLLVEPQPWKCYRAAARRLRKLGLHDFDHFRSLAIRGDMANQIVQILTQDHGMEFVCCFGNTSWDRSLLLFRAKQTTETHPIPESLIEEGKERNRLRFWKQMGGLEDQGRY